In Pseudomonas sp. ADAK18, a single window of DNA contains:
- the soxR gene encoding redox-sensitive transcriptional activator SoxR, translating to MISKELTVGQLAARSGVAVTALHFYETKGLIKSNRNAGNQRRYPRDVLRRVVLIKIAQRLGIPLATIHEALKTLPDGRTPTADDWNRLSALWREDLDERINKLIMLRDKLNGCIGCGCLSMEACPLRNQGDVLGERGPGAQLLEPTTNP from the coding sequence ATGATCAGCAAAGAACTCACCGTCGGCCAGCTGGCGGCCCGTAGCGGCGTGGCCGTCACCGCCCTGCACTTCTACGAAACCAAGGGTTTGATCAAGAGCAACCGCAATGCCGGCAACCAGCGACGTTATCCCCGAGACGTGCTGCGGCGAGTGGTGCTGATCAAGATTGCCCAGCGCCTGGGCATTCCGTTGGCAACGATCCACGAGGCTCTGAAAACCTTGCCTGATGGCCGCACGCCAACGGCCGACGACTGGAATCGGTTGTCCGCGCTGTGGCGTGAAGACCTGGATGAGCGCATCAATAAACTGATAATGCTGCGGGACAAGCTCAATGGCTGCATCGGCTGTGGCTGTCTTTCGATGGAAGCGTGCCCGTTGCGTAATCAGGGCGATGTGCTCGGTGAACGGGGCCCCGGGGCGCAGTTGCTGGAACCCACAACCAATCCCTGA
- the ssuD gene encoding FMNH2-dependent alkanesulfonate monooxygenase — protein sequence MDVFWFLPTHGDGHYLGTTQGARPVTLNYLKQVAQAADNLGYHGVLIPTGRSCEDSWVIASALVPLTERLRYLVAIRPGIISPTVSARMAATLDRLSNGRLLINVVTGGDPDENRGDGSFLDHSERYEVTDEFLKIWRRVLQGESVDFEGKHLRVQNAKALYPPVQKPYPPLYFGGSSDAAHNLAAEQVDVYLTWGEPPAAVAEKLADVRERAARHGRTVKFGIRLHVIVRETEEDAWKAAAKLIEHISDETIAAAQKSFSRFDSEGQRRMAALHDGRRDNLEIAPNLWAGVGLVRGGAGTALVGNPQQVAERIKEYADLGIESFIFSGYPHLEEAYRFAELVFPLLPEPYARLAGRGITNLTGPFGEMIANDVLPATAKDQ from the coding sequence ATGGATGTTTTCTGGTTTCTACCTACCCACGGCGACGGTCATTACCTGGGCACCACCCAAGGCGCCCGCCCGGTCACCCTCAATTATTTGAAACAAGTGGCCCAGGCCGCCGACAACCTCGGTTACCACGGCGTACTGATCCCCACCGGCCGCTCCTGTGAAGACTCCTGGGTGATCGCTTCGGCGCTGGTGCCCTTGACCGAACGCTTGCGCTACCTGGTGGCGATCCGCCCGGGAATCATTTCCCCGACCGTCTCGGCGCGCATGGCCGCGACCCTCGACCGCCTGTCCAACGGCCGCCTGCTGATCAACGTGGTGACCGGCGGCGATCCCGACGAAAACCGTGGCGATGGCAGCTTCCTCGACCACAGCGAACGGTATGAAGTGACCGATGAATTCCTCAAGATCTGGCGCCGTGTGTTGCAGGGCGAATCGGTAGACTTCGAAGGCAAACACCTACGCGTACAAAACGCCAAGGCGCTCTACCCTCCGGTGCAGAAGCCCTATCCGCCGCTGTACTTCGGCGGGTCTTCCGACGCGGCCCACAACCTTGCCGCCGAACAGGTGGACGTGTACCTGACTTGGGGCGAACCACCCGCCGCCGTCGCCGAAAAACTCGCCGATGTGCGTGAACGCGCGGCCCGCCACGGGCGCACCGTCAAATTCGGTATTCGCCTGCACGTGATCGTGCGAGAGACCGAAGAAGACGCCTGGAAAGCCGCCGCCAAATTGATCGAGCACATCAGCGACGAGACCATTGCCGCCGCACAAAAATCCTTCTCGCGCTTCGACTCCGAAGGCCAAAGGCGCATGGCGGCGTTACATGATGGGCGCCGCGACAACCTGGAAATCGCCCCCAACCTGTGGGCTGGCGTGGGCCTGGTGCGCGGCGGCGCAGGGACCGCATTGGTGGGCAACCCGCAGCAAGTTGCCGAGCGGATCAAGGAATACGCGGACCTGGGAATCGAGAGTTTCATCTTCTCCGGCTATCCGCACCTGGAAGAAGCGTACCGCTTCGCCGAACTGGTGTTCCCGCTACTGCCGGAACCCTATGCCAGACTGGCCGGACGCGGCATCACCAACCTGACCGGGCCGTTTGGCGAAATGATTGCCAACGATGTGCTGCCGGCCACCGCCAAAGATCAGTGA
- a CDS encoding sigma-54-dependent Fis family transcriptional regulator — protein MQLLTLPPSPALATSIRATAQVFEDPKSQALLAHIQQVAPSEASVLIIGETGTGKELVARHIHNLSARRNRPFVAVNCGAFSESLVEAELFGHEKGAFTGALSAKAGWFEEADGGTLFLDEIGDLPMAIQVKLLRVLQEREVVRLGSRKSIPIDVRVLAATNVQLEKAINAGHFREDLYYRLDVVSLELSPLRERPGDILPLTRHFIEAYSQRLGYGPITISREAEQKLKSYSWPGNIRELENVIHHTLLICRNGVIERDDLRLSNMRIERQDDSQYGTDNSAEALLERAFQKLFEEQAGALHEKVEDALLRAAYRFSHYNQVHTANLLGLSRNVARTRLIKIGELAVNKRRPGENVQGERMLHLSI, from the coding sequence ATGCAGCTTTTAACCTTACCGCCCTCGCCCGCCCTCGCGACGTCGATTCGCGCCACGGCCCAGGTCTTCGAGGACCCGAAATCCCAGGCGCTGCTGGCACACATCCAGCAAGTGGCGCCCAGCGAAGCCAGTGTGCTGATCATCGGCGAAACCGGTACCGGTAAAGAGCTGGTGGCCCGGCACATCCACAACCTCAGCGCCCGGCGCAACCGGCCGTTCGTAGCCGTGAATTGCGGGGCATTCTCCGAATCCCTGGTGGAAGCCGAGCTGTTCGGCCATGAAAAAGGCGCCTTCACCGGCGCCCTCAGCGCCAAGGCTGGCTGGTTCGAAGAAGCCGACGGCGGCACCTTGTTCCTCGATGAAATTGGCGATTTGCCGATGGCCATCCAGGTCAAGCTGTTGCGCGTCCTGCAGGAGCGGGAAGTGGTCCGCCTGGGCTCACGCAAAAGCATTCCCATTGATGTGCGGGTGCTCGCTGCCACCAACGTACAGCTGGAAAAAGCCATTAACGCCGGGCATTTCCGCGAAGACCTGTACTACCGCCTCGATGTGGTGAGCCTGGAACTGAGCCCACTGCGCGAACGCCCCGGCGACATCCTGCCGCTGACTCGGCACTTCATCGAAGCCTACAGTCAGCGACTGGGCTACGGCCCCATCACTATTAGCCGCGAGGCCGAGCAGAAACTCAAAAGCTACAGTTGGCCGGGCAACATCCGCGAACTGGAAAACGTTATCCACCACACGCTGTTGATCTGCCGCAACGGTGTCATCGAGCGCGATGATCTGCGTCTGTCGAACATGCGCATCGAGCGCCAGGACGACAGCCAGTACGGCACCGATAACAGCGCCGAAGCCCTGCTGGAGCGGGCCTTTCAGAAGCTGTTCGAAGAACAGGCCGGTGCCCTGCATGAAAAGGTCGAAGACGCGCTGTTGCGCGCCGCCTACCGTTTCAGCCATTACAACCAGGTGCACACCGCCAACCTGCTGGGCCTGAGCCGCAACGTCGCCCGCACGCGCCTGATCAAGATCGGCGAACTGGCGGTAAACAAGCGCCGACCAGGGGAGAACGTGCAAGGAGAACGCATGTTGCACCTATCCATTTAG
- a CDS encoding antibiotic biosynthesis monooxygenase, protein MQSSAKSRGFTQLIEFQIEPRQQSALVLALSEQTERLAQGGGGFLSASVQVSDDGRRVLNYLQWLSREDGEAAFKRFEQQGEDFWTLIRAHQATAVTFGSFQVLRSIERSHDDALQCRLNG, encoded by the coding sequence ATGCAGTCATCAGCGAAAAGTCGTGGCTTTACCCAACTCATCGAGTTTCAGATCGAGCCCCGTCAGCAATCCGCACTGGTCTTGGCGCTGTCCGAGCAGACTGAGCGCCTGGCCCAAGGGGGCGGTGGATTTCTCAGTGCCAGTGTGCAGGTCAGCGATGACGGGCGCCGGGTGCTCAACTACCTGCAGTGGCTGTCCCGGGAGGACGGCGAGGCTGCGTTCAAGCGTTTTGAACAGCAGGGTGAGGATTTCTGGACGCTGATTCGCGCTCATCAGGCCACGGCCGTGACCTTTGGTTCGTTCCAGGTGCTGCGCAGTATCGAGCGCAGCCACGACGACGCGTTGCAGTGCCGCCTAAATGGATAG
- a CDS encoding LysR substrate-binding domain-containing protein, producing the protein MTHNKNTAPLPEDLRVFLTVIRKAGFAAAADELGLSPAYVSKRIQILESTLATRLLHRTSRRVALTEDGERVQRWALRILEDFQQLSDELCDAHDSPRGRLHVCSSFGFGRNHVAPALSLLAEQYPELEIRLDLFDRVVDIVSEGFDLEIRVGDDLPGQHIGRQLVSNRRVLCAAPAYLERRGTPLQLSDLEQHDCLVIKERDNAFGVWNLERGGVQDNVRVRGPLSSNNGEIVLQWALDGRGVLLRSMWDVKPLLEQGKLVQVLHDYTQSANVWAVYPTRLAYSGKLRACVEFFQEHFKGLSI; encoded by the coding sequence ATGACCCACAACAAAAATACCGCACCTTTGCCTGAGGACCTGCGGGTATTCCTGACGGTGATTCGCAAGGCCGGCTTCGCGGCGGCCGCCGATGAACTGGGGCTGTCCCCTGCGTACGTCAGCAAGCGAATCCAGATCCTCGAAAGCACCCTCGCCACTCGCCTGCTGCACCGTACCAGCCGGCGCGTCGCCCTGACCGAAGACGGTGAGCGGGTGCAACGCTGGGCCTTGCGCATCCTCGAAGATTTCCAGCAACTGTCCGATGAACTTTGCGACGCCCATGACAGCCCCCGTGGCCGCCTGCACGTGTGCAGCAGCTTCGGTTTCGGCCGCAACCACGTGGCTCCTGCGCTGTCGTTGCTCGCCGAACAATACCCGGAGCTAGAGATTCGCCTGGACCTGTTCGACCGAGTGGTGGACATCGTCAGCGAAGGTTTCGACCTGGAGATTCGCGTAGGCGATGACCTGCCTGGCCAGCACATCGGCCGCCAATTGGTGAGCAATCGCCGGGTACTGTGCGCGGCGCCTGCCTACCTGGAACGTCGTGGCACACCCCTGCAACTGAGCGACCTGGAGCAGCATGACTGCCTGGTGATCAAAGAGCGCGATAACGCCTTTGGGGTCTGGAACCTGGAACGCGGTGGCGTGCAAGACAATGTCCGCGTGCGCGGGCCTCTGTCGTCCAACAACGGGGAGATTGTTTTGCAATGGGCCCTGGATGGCCGTGGGGTGCTGTTGCGTTCGATGTGGGATGTGAAACCGCTGCTGGAGCAAGGCAAGCTGGTGCAGGTGCTGCATGACTACACCCAGAGCGCCAACGTGTGGGCGGTGTACCCAACACGGTTGGCGTATTCAGGGAAGTTGCGGGCGTGTGTGGAGTTTTTTCAGGAGCATTTCAAAGGGTTGTCGATCTGA
- a CDS encoding acyl-CoA dehydrogenase family protein, producing the protein MTAKPHSVLPSPLQTAKLLAAEFALTAVERDERGGTPKTERDALRQSGLLALSIPTQYGGLGARWSETLQIVREFAKVDSSIAHVFGFHHLMLATVRLFARPEQWQPWFEQTARKNWFWGNALNPLDTRTVVKDFGGWREFSGKKSFCSGASDSEMLIASAVDESAGGKLLIAAIPSGRSGITLHNDWNNIGQRQTDSGSASFERVRVEESELLLDPGPLSTPFACLRPLIAQLTFTHMFLGIAEGAFEEARNYTLTETRPWYKSTVQDVRQDPYVLNHYGEFWVALEGVRLLVERAAELLDQAWAKGPNLSENERGQLAIAIATAKVAATRNGLELCSRLFEVTGARSTHASLRLDRHWRNLRTQTLHDPVDYKLHELGDWALNQSLPIPTFYS; encoded by the coding sequence GTGACAGCCAAACCCCACAGCGTCCTGCCCTCCCCCTTGCAGACCGCCAAACTGCTGGCCGCCGAATTCGCCCTCACGGCCGTCGAACGCGACGAGCGCGGTGGCACGCCCAAGACCGAACGCGATGCCTTGCGCCAAAGCGGCCTGCTGGCCCTGAGCATTCCCACGCAATACGGTGGCCTCGGCGCTCGCTGGAGCGAGACCCTTCAGATCGTGCGAGAATTCGCCAAGGTCGACAGCTCCATCGCCCACGTCTTTGGCTTTCATCACCTGATGCTCGCCACCGTGCGACTCTTTGCCCGCCCGGAGCAATGGCAGCCCTGGTTCGAACAGACCGCCCGCAAAAACTGGTTCTGGGGCAACGCGCTCAACCCTTTGGATACCCGTACGGTGGTCAAGGACTTCGGCGGCTGGCGTGAGTTTTCCGGCAAGAAGAGCTTCTGCTCCGGCGCCAGCGATTCAGAAATGCTGATCGCCTCGGCGGTGGATGAAAGCGCCGGCGGAAAGCTGCTGATCGCCGCCATCCCCAGCGGCCGCAGTGGCATCACCCTGCACAATGACTGGAACAACATCGGCCAGCGCCAGACCGACAGCGGCAGCGCCAGCTTCGAACGGGTGCGGGTGGAAGAGTCGGAACTGCTGCTGGATCCCGGCCCGCTGAGCACGCCCTTCGCCTGTCTTCGGCCATTGATCGCCCAGTTGACCTTTACTCATATGTTCCTCGGCATTGCCGAAGGCGCCTTTGAAGAAGCGCGCAATTACACCCTGACCGAAACCCGGCCCTGGTATAAATCCACAGTCCAGGACGTGCGCCAGGACCCTTATGTGCTCAACCATTACGGCGAGTTCTGGGTTGCCCTGGAAGGCGTGCGCTTGCTGGTGGAGCGCGCCGCCGAACTGCTGGACCAGGCCTGGGCCAAAGGCCCGAACCTCAGCGAAAACGAGCGTGGCCAACTGGCCATCGCCATCGCCACCGCCAAAGTCGCCGCCACCCGCAATGGCCTGGAACTGTGCAGCCGCCTGTTCGAAGTCACCGGCGCGCGTTCCACTCATGCGTCTCTGCGCCTGGACCGGCATTGGCGCAACCTGCGCACACAAACCTTGCACGATCCAGTGGACTATAAACTCCACGAACTGGGTGACTGGGCCTTGAACCAGTCCCTGCCGATTCCGACCTTCTATTCCTGA
- a CDS encoding SfnB family sulfur acquisition oxidoreductase: MPVLPASADFPIHTPHAELIHDEAQALAVAHRVAAVLLEQDAERDRTRQVPPDIVDLYSNSGLWGISVPREFGGAQVSYAVLAQVIAIISAADPSLGQIPQNHYCLLEDIRLQGTPEQQAYFFGLALQGHRFANALSETGGKNVQDIQAIIRRQGDGYVINGRKGYCTGSLYAHWLAVLALDEAHNAQLAFVQRGTEGLVVVDDWDSMGQRTTSSGTVLAEALRVPAFNLFPTHRSYDSPTLAGPFAQLTTAAIDAGIARAALRDTVQFVQQFARPWIDAGVEKASEDPLTIIQVGALDIRLEAAEALLERAGKALDAARPAPDEDNVAHASLAVARAKVLTTEIAIEASNKLFELGGTRSTLKTHNFDRHWRNARVHTLHDPVRWKYHVVGNWLLNGTKPPRHDWS, encoded by the coding sequence ATGCCTGTTCTGCCTGCGTCTGCCGATTTTCCGATTCATACCCCTCATGCCGAGTTGATTCACGACGAAGCCCAGGCCCTGGCGGTCGCCCATCGCGTCGCGGCCGTGTTGCTGGAACAGGATGCCGAACGCGACCGTACGCGGCAGGTGCCGCCAGACATCGTCGACCTGTATTCCAACAGCGGCTTGTGGGGTATCAGCGTGCCTCGTGAGTTCGGTGGGGCACAGGTGTCCTATGCGGTGTTGGCCCAGGTGATTGCAATCATCTCGGCGGCCGATCCGTCGCTGGGGCAAATTCCGCAGAACCACTACTGCCTGCTGGAAGACATCCGCCTGCAGGGCACACCTGAGCAGCAGGCGTACTTCTTCGGCCTGGCGCTGCAAGGGCATCGGTTTGCCAATGCGCTGTCGGAAACCGGCGGCAAGAACGTCCAGGACATTCAGGCGATTATTCGTCGGCAAGGCGATGGCTATGTGATCAACGGCCGCAAGGGTTATTGCACCGGTTCGCTGTACGCGCACTGGTTGGCGGTGCTGGCGCTGGACGAGGCGCACAATGCGCAGTTGGCGTTTGTCCAGAGAGGCACCGAGGGTTTGGTGGTGGTCGACGACTGGGACAGCATGGGCCAGCGCACCACCTCCAGCGGAACGGTATTGGCTGAAGCGTTGCGGGTGCCGGCCTTCAACCTGTTTCCTACCCATCGCTCCTACGATTCGCCGACCTTGGCCGGTCCTTTCGCGCAACTGACCACCGCCGCCATCGACGCCGGGATCGCCCGGGCCGCGTTGCGGGATACGGTGCAGTTCGTCCAGCAATTCGCCCGACCGTGGATCGATGCAGGCGTGGAAAAAGCCAGTGAAGATCCGCTGACCATCATTCAGGTCGGCGCCCTGGACATTCGCCTGGAAGCCGCCGAGGCCTTGCTGGAACGGGCCGGCAAAGCCCTGGATGCCGCGCGTCCGGCACCGGATGAGGACAATGTCGCCCACGCCTCCCTGGCCGTGGCTCGGGCCAAGGTGCTGACCACTGAAATCGCCATTGAGGCCAGCAACAAACTCTTTGAACTGGGCGGCACCCGCTCGACCCTGAAGACGCATAACTTTGACCGCCACTGGCGGAACGCGCGGGTCCATACCTTGCACGATCCGGTGCGCTGGAAATACCACGTGGTCGGCAACTGGCTGCTCAACGGCACCAAGCCACCGCGCCACGATTGGTCGTGA
- a CDS encoding MetQ/NlpA family ABC transporter substrate-binding protein has translation MKKTLAILAAVLSLNAFANEKLVVGATPVPHAEILEFVKPVLAKEGVDLQIKVFTDFIQPNQQLALKNIDANYYQYRPFLDDFNKTRHTDLVPVVGVHIEPFGAYSTRIKAISELKDGASVSIPNDPVNTGRALVLLDEAGLIKLKDPSNTLSTPRDIVDNPKHLKIRELEGALLARSVSQVDLAFVFANYALEAGIDTNSALIVEKGKDLYVEYLVARPDNINDPRIQKLAKALNSDEVRQFILTRYKGQIAPGF, from the coding sequence ATGAAAAAGACCCTGGCCATTCTGGCCGCTGTGCTGTCCCTCAATGCCTTCGCCAACGAGAAACTGGTGGTTGGCGCAACCCCTGTGCCCCACGCGGAGATCCTCGAGTTCGTCAAACCGGTGTTGGCCAAGGAAGGCGTGGATTTGCAGATCAAGGTCTTCACCGACTTCATCCAGCCCAATCAGCAACTGGCGCTGAAGAATATCGACGCCAATTACTACCAGTATCGGCCGTTTCTTGATGACTTCAACAAGACTCGGCACACCGACTTGGTACCGGTGGTGGGGGTGCATATCGAGCCGTTTGGCGCCTATTCGACGCGGATCAAAGCTATCTCGGAATTGAAAGACGGCGCCTCGGTGTCGATCCCCAACGACCCGGTCAACACGGGACGTGCGTTGGTGCTGCTGGATGAGGCCGGGCTGATCAAACTCAAGGACCCGAGCAATACCTTGAGCACGCCAAGGGACATCGTCGACAACCCCAAACACCTGAAAATCCGTGAACTGGAAGGCGCCTTGCTGGCGCGCTCGGTGAGTCAGGTGGACCTGGCGTTTGTGTTTGCCAACTATGCGCTGGAAGCGGGGATCGACACCAACAGTGCGTTGATCGTTGAGAAGGGCAAGGATTTGTACGTCGAGTACCTGGTGGCGCGGCCGGATAACATCAACGATCCGCGTATCCAGAAACTGGCCAAGGCGTTGAACTCCGATGAAGTACGTCAGTTCATCCTTACCCGCTACAAGGGGCAGATTGCGCCGGGGTTTTAA
- a CDS encoding alpha/beta fold hydrolase: protein MFAGFQKDQRHVNGVDISYRQGGTGPGLLLLHGHPQTHVIWHKIAEQLAEHFTVVAADLRGYGDSSKPPASDHNTNYSKREMARDGVALMKVLGFDEFSILAHDRGARVAHRLALDHPKAVQRMVLLDIAPTLAMYAQTDEAFARAYWHWFFLIRPAPLPESLIEANPELYLHSVMGSRSAGLKPFTDEAFAEYLRCLKLPGAAQGLCEDYRASAGIDLEHDRADIVAGNHLNLPLLVLWGADGTVGRCFDPLKEWQQVATNVRGKALPSGHYVAEEAPELLLDEALKFLC, encoded by the coding sequence ATGTTTGCCGGTTTCCAAAAAGACCAGCGCCACGTCAACGGCGTGGACATCAGCTACCGCCAAGGTGGCACAGGTCCCGGCCTGCTCCTGCTGCACGGGCATCCGCAGACCCATGTCATCTGGCACAAGATCGCCGAACAGTTGGCCGAACACTTCACGGTGGTCGCCGCCGACCTGCGCGGCTACGGCGACAGCAGCAAGCCGCCGGCCAGCGACCACAATACGAATTACTCGAAACGGGAAATGGCACGTGACGGTGTTGCGTTGATGAAGGTCCTGGGCTTCGATGAGTTTTCGATCCTGGCCCACGACCGTGGCGCCCGGGTCGCCCATCGCCTGGCCCTGGACCATCCCAAGGCCGTGCAACGCATGGTGCTGCTGGACATCGCGCCGACACTGGCGATGTACGCCCAGACCGATGAAGCCTTCGCCCGCGCCTACTGGCACTGGTTCTTCCTGATTCGCCCGGCGCCGTTGCCGGAGAGCCTGATCGAGGCCAACCCCGAGCTCTACCTGCACAGTGTCATGGGTAGCCGTAGTGCTGGCCTCAAGCCCTTTACCGACGAAGCCTTCGCCGAGTACCTGCGCTGCCTGAAGCTGCCGGGGGCGGCTCAAGGTCTTTGCGAAGACTACCGCGCCTCGGCGGGTATCGACCTTGAACACGATCGCGCCGACATCGTCGCCGGCAATCACCTGAACCTGCCGCTGCTGGTGCTGTGGGGCGCCGACGGCACCGTCGGGCGCTGCTTCGATCCGCTCAAGGAATGGCAGCAGGTGGCAACCAATGTACGTGGCAAGGCCCTGCCGTCCGGCCATTACGTTGCTGAAGAGGCCCCCGAGTTGCTATTGGACGAAGCCTTGAAATTCCTGTGCTGA
- a CDS encoding methionine ABC transporter permease: protein MGELLKNIYWADIGQACLETLSMLAAALGFTVLLGLPLGVLLFLTGKRQLHEAVVVYRLLSVVVNVLRSLPFIILLIVLIPLTTLLVGTSLGVPGTIPPLVVGCTPFFARLVETALREVDRGVVEATQSMGASTWQVIRHTLLPEARGGLLAAVTVTAIVLVDYTAMAGVIGGGGLGDLAIRYGYQRFQTDVMVVTVVLLLVLVQALQMTGDRLVARYSRR from the coding sequence ATGGGCGAGCTGCTGAAAAACATCTATTGGGCCGACATCGGCCAGGCCTGCCTGGAAACCTTGAGCATGTTGGCGGCCGCCCTGGGTTTTACCGTGTTGCTGGGCCTGCCGTTGGGGGTGCTGCTGTTCCTCACCGGTAAGCGCCAGTTGCACGAAGCTGTGGTGGTTTACCGGTTGTTGTCGGTGGTGGTCAACGTCTTGCGGTCACTGCCGTTCATCATCTTGCTGATTGTGCTGATCCCACTGACCACCTTGCTGGTGGGCACGTCCCTCGGGGTGCCCGGCACCATCCCACCGCTGGTGGTGGGGTGTACGCCGTTCTTCGCGCGACTGGTGGAAACCGCATTACGCGAAGTCGACCGAGGCGTGGTGGAGGCCACCCAGTCCATGGGCGCCAGCACCTGGCAAGTGATCCGCCACACCCTGTTGCCGGAAGCACGGGGCGGCTTGCTTGCGGCGGTCACCGTCACCGCCATTGTGTTGGTGGACTACACGGCCATGGCCGGCGTGATCGGTGGCGGGGGCCTTGGCGACTTGGCGATTCGCTACGGCTATCAACGCTTCCAGACCGACGTGATGGTGGTCACCGTGGTGCTTTTGCTGGTGCTGGTGCAGGCCCTGCAAATGACCGGTGATCGCCTGGTGGCGCGTTATAGCCGCCGTTGA
- a CDS encoding VOC family protein, with protein sequence MSVKPIPEGYHSITPYLGIDKAAEAIEFYKKAFDATEVMRLDMPDGKIGHAELRIGDSAIMMASPCGEMSFGSPGKEHPSVCLHLYVQDVDKQFAQAIQAGGIAVSEPKDQFYGDRSGTLKDPFGHVWFLATRKEDLTEEQIRQRAADLFKQG encoded by the coding sequence ATGAGCGTTAAACCCATCCCCGAGGGCTACCACAGCATCACGCCCTATCTGGGAATCGACAAAGCCGCCGAAGCCATCGAGTTCTACAAGAAGGCCTTCGACGCCACGGAAGTGATGCGCCTGGACATGCCCGACGGCAAGATCGGCCATGCCGAACTGCGTATTGGTGATTCGGCGATCATGATGGCTTCGCCTTGCGGTGAAATGTCCTTCGGCAGCCCGGGAAAAGAACATCCCAGCGTGTGCCTGCATCTGTATGTACAGGATGTCGACAAGCAGTTCGCCCAAGCCATCCAGGCCGGGGGCATCGCCGTGTCAGAACCGAAGGATCAGTTTTACGGCGACCGTTCAGGAACGTTGAAAGACCCGTTCGGGCACGTGTGGTTCCTGGCAACGCGCAAGGAGGATCTGACAGAAGAACAAATTCGGCAGCGAGCCGCAGACCTGTTCAAACAAGGTTGA
- the msuE gene encoding FMN reductase, with the protein MTRPLNVVALSGGTWRPSRTLVLTQAVLAELATQLPIQTTLIELGDIARPLGAALSRAELPSEVEAQLHAIEQADLLVVAAPVYRGSYPGLLKHLFDLIDLNALINTPVLLAATGGSERHALMLDHQLRPLFSFFQALTLPIGVYATEADFTDYQITSEPLKARIRLAAERAAPLFTAHPTSLLKIA; encoded by the coding sequence ATGACCCGTCCCCTGAATGTCGTTGCCCTCTCCGGCGGAACCTGGCGCCCGTCCCGCACCCTGGTGCTGACCCAAGCGGTGCTGGCCGAACTGGCCACCCAACTGCCGATCCAGACCACCCTGATCGAACTGGGCGATATTGCCCGCCCGCTCGGCGCAGCGCTCTCTCGTGCGGAATTACCGTCGGAGGTCGAAGCCCAACTGCACGCCATCGAACAGGCCGACTTGCTGGTTGTGGCCGCGCCGGTCTATCGCGGCTCCTACCCTGGCCTACTCAAGCACTTGTTCGACCTGATAGACCTCAACGCCCTGATCAACACCCCGGTGCTGCTGGCCGCAACCGGCGGCAGCGAACGCCACGCCTTGATGCTTGATCATCAGTTACGACCGCTGTTCAGTTTCTTCCAGGCCCTGACCTTACCCATTGGCGTGTATGCCACCGAAGCCGATTTCACCGATTACCAAATAACCAGTGAGCCCTTGAAGGCCCGCATTCGCCTCGCGGCAGAACGCGCTGCGCCGTTGTTTACCGCGCATCCCACCTCTCTGCTGAAAATCGCTTAA
- a CDS encoding ATP-dependent Clp protease proteolytic subunit: MNDDEKEQEDKAPQDAVSAKLMEYAIKARKVFITGVVDERMAKDVVQQLHILSSINEDPIYVFINSPGGHVESGDMIFDAIRFISAPVVMIGSGSVASAGALIYAAAKKENRYSLPNTRFLLHQPSGGIQGPASNIEIYMHEIVKMKKRLDNIFAQATGQTAEKISADTERDFWLSAEEARDYGLVNKIIVSEKEITRPT; this comes from the coding sequence ATGAACGACGACGAAAAAGAACAGGAAGACAAGGCACCACAAGACGCCGTCAGCGCCAAGTTGATGGAATATGCGATCAAGGCCCGCAAGGTCTTCATCACCGGTGTGGTCGATGAGCGCATGGCCAAGGATGTCGTGCAACAGCTGCATATCCTCTCATCCATCAATGAAGACCCGATCTACGTCTTCATCAACTCACCGGGCGGCCACGTTGAATCGGGCGACATGATCTTCGACGCCATTCGCTTCATTTCAGCACCTGTCGTCATGATCGGCTCGGGCAGCGTCGCCAGCGCTGGGGCACTGATCTACGCCGCAGCGAAAAAAGAAAATCGCTACTCGTTGCCCAACACCCGGTTCCTGCTTCATCAACCGTCAGGCGGCATCCAGGGGCCGGCGAGCAACATCGAGATCTACATGCATGAAATTGTCAAAATGAAGAAGCGCCTGGACAATATCTTCGCTCAAGCCACCGGCCAAACAGCAGAGAAAATCAGCGCCGACACCGAACGCGACTTCTGGCTCAGTGCAGAGGAAGCGCGGGACTACGGTCTCGTCAACAAGATCATCGTGTCGGAAAAAGAGATCACGCGACCGACCTGA